In Populus nigra chromosome 1, ddPopNigr1.1, whole genome shotgun sequence, one genomic interval encodes:
- the LOC133681132 gene encoding uncharacterized protein LOC133681132: MTSLVAQVVSPVETGHKVWQDQSFIKWRKRDPHVTLHCHESVEGSLRYWYQRNKVDHLVSNSSVWNDDAVQGALDCAAFWVKDLPFVQSLSGLWKFFLAPDPTSVPNKFYGTAFEDSEWETLPVPSNWEMHGYDRPIYTNVIYPFPVDPPHVPDDNPTGCYRTYFDSPEEWQGRRILLHFEAVDSAFCAWINGVPVGYSQDSRLPAEFEITDYCHPCGSGKKNVLAVQVFRWSDGSYLEDQDHWWLSGVHRDVLLLSKPQVFIADYFFKSNLAENFTCADIQVEVKIESSLAIPKEKILANFTIEAALYDTGSWYDSEESANLLSSNVANLKLTHSPMGLLGFLGNVLEGKLEMPKLWSAEQPNLYILVLSLKDATGQVVDCESCLVGIRQVSKAPKQLLVNGHPVIIRGVNRHEHHPRVGKTNIESCMIKDLVLMKQNNMNAVRNSHYPQHHRWYELCDLFGMYMIDEANIETHGFYLCEHLKHPTQEQSWAAAMMDRVISMVERDKNHACIISWSLGNEASYGPNHSAAAGWIREKDTSRLVHYEGGGSRTTSTDIVCPMYMRVWDIVKIAKDPAESRPLILCEYSHAMGNSNGNIHEYWEAINSTFGLQGGFIWDWVDQGLLKDSGDGTKHWAYGGDFGDTPNDLNFCLNGLTWPDRTPHPALHEVKYVYQPIKVSLEESRIKITNTHFFQTTQGLEFSWATQGDGYEIGSGILSLPLIEPQSSYELEWESGPWYPLLASSFAEEIFLTITTTLLHSTRWVEAGHVVSSSQVQLPTTRKILPHVIKTTDAKVLIETLGDIVRVSLPSFWEITWNIQTGSVESWKVGGVPVMNKGIFPCFWRAPTDNDKGGEKKSYYSRWKEARIDSIVYHTKSCSVKITANDIVKIEVVYVGAPSCEEGSSSHSNALFTVNMIYTIYSSGDLIIECNVIPSSELPPLPRVGVALHLEKSVDQIKWYGRGPFECYPDRKAAAHVGVYEQNVGDMHVPYIVPGECSGRADVRWVTFQNKDGVGIFASTYGSSPPMQMSASYYSTAELDRATHNEELAQGNDIEVHLDHKHMGVGGDDSWSPCVHDNYLVPAVPYSYSIRLCPITAATSGHEIYKSQLPN, from the exons ATGACATCTTTGGTAGCACAAGTGGTGTCTCCGGTGGAAACTGGACATAAAGTTTGGCAAGATCAGTCTTTTATTAAGTGGAGAAAGAGAGATCCTCATGTCACTTTGCACTGCCATGAATCTGTTGAAG GATCTCTTAGATACTGGTATCAACGCAACAAAGTGGATCATTTGGTATCTAATTCTTCTGTTTGGAATGATGATGCCGTTCAAGGAGCTCTTGATTGTGCAGCCTTCTGGGTTAAGGATTTGCCTTTCGTTCAATCTTTGTCTGGCTTATGGAAATTTTTCTTGGCTCCAGACCCTACAAGTGttcctaataaattttatgGCACTGCATTTGAGGACTCAGAGTGGGAAACTTTACCTG TCCCTTCAAATTGGGAGATGCATGGATATGATCGGCCTATTTATACCAATGTAATATATCCATTTCCAGTTGATCCTCCTCATGTCCCTGATGATAATCCTACTGGCTGCTACAGAACATACTTTGATAGTCCTGAAGAATGGCAAG GTCGAAGGATTTTACTGCATTTCGAAGCTGTTGATTCAGCATTCTGTGCTTGGATAAACGGGGTTCCTGTGGGATATAG TCAGGATAGTAGGCTACCTGCTGAGTTTGAAATTACAGATTACTGTCATCCATGTGGTTCTGGCAAGAAGAATGTTCTAGCTGTTCAAGTCTTTAGATGGAGTGATGGGTCTTACCTTGAAGATCAAGACCATTGGTGGTTGTCGGGTGTTCACAGAGATGTGCTGCTTCTTTCCAAGCCTCag GTATTCATTGCAGACTACTTTTTCAAATCAAACCTGGCTGAGAATTTTACTTGTGCAGATATACAG GTGGAAGTGAAAATAGAAAGCTCTCTAGCAATTCCTAAAGAAAAAATTCTTGCAAACTTCACCATAGAAGCTGCATTATATGACACTGGAAGCTGGTACGACAGTGAAGAATCTGCTAATCTGCTTTCATCCAACGTGGCTAATTTAAAGCTCACTCATTCCCCCATGGGACTTCTAGGATTTTTGGGTAATGTTCTTGAAGGGAAACTCGAAATGCCCAAGCTTTGGTCTGCAGAGCAG CCAAACCTGTACATTCTTGTTCTCTCCCTCAAAGATGCAACTGGACAAGTAGTTGACTGTGAATCATGCCTAGTGGGCATAAGACAAGTATCAAAGGCTCCCAAACAGCTACTTGTTAATGGGCATCCAGTTATAATAAGAGGTGTGAACAGGCATGAACATCATCCACGTGTAGGGAAGACAAATATAGAGTCTTGTATGATTAAG GATCTGGTTCTAATGAAGCAAAACAATATGAATGCTGTGAGGAACAGTCATTATCCCCAGCACCATCGTTGGTACGAGTTGTGCGATCTTTTTGGCATGTACATGATAGATGAAGCCAACATTGAGACACATGGTTTTTATCTTTGTGAACATCTGAAGCATCCTACTCAGGAGCAAAGTTGGGCTGCTGCAATGATGGATCGAGTGATAAGCATGGTCGAGAGGGACAAAAATCATGCATGCATAATTTCTTGGTCCTTAGGAAACGAGGCCTCATATGGACCAAATCATTCTGCTGCAGCTG GTTGGATCCGTGAAAAGGACACCTCACGGCTGGTGCACTATGAAGGAGGTGGATCCAGAACAACATCCACTGACATTGTGTGCCCGATGTATATGCGTGTTTGGGACATAGTGAAGATTGCAAAAGATCCTGCTGAATCACGTCCTTTGATATTGTGCGA GTATTCACATGCAATGGGGAATAGTAATGGGAATATACATGAGTATTGGGAAGCAATCAATAGCACATTCGGTCTACAAGGAGGCTTTATCTGGGACTGGGTTGACCAG GGGTTATTGAAGGACAGTGGAGACGGTACTAAACACTGGGCTTATGGAGGTGACTTTGGGGATACACCTAATGATCTGAACTTTTGTTTGAATGGCCTTACATGGCCGGATCGTACTCCTCATCCTGCATTGCatg AAGTTAAGTATGTTTATCAGCCAATCAAGGTTTCCCTAGAGGAAAGCAGAATAAAG ATAACCAACACCCATTTCTTTCAAACAACACAAGGTTTAGAGTTTAGCTGGGCCACTCAAGGTGATGGATATGAAATTGGATCTGGAATTCTCTCTCTTCCACTGATAGAACCTCAGAGCAGTTATGAGTTAGAATGGGAATCAGGTCCTTGGTATCCTCTTTTGGCTTCATCTTTTGcagaagaaatatttttaacaataactaCTACACTTCTGCATTCCACACGCTGGGTTGAAGCTGGTCATGTTGTTTCATCGTCACAAGTCCAGTTGCCTACCACAAGAAAGATCTTACCTCAT GTTATCAAAACTACTGATGCTAAAGTCTTAATTGAAACTCTTGGAGATATAGTTAGAGTTAGCCTGCCAAGCTTTTGGGAGATAACATGGAACATTCAAACAGGAAGTGTTGAGAGCTGGAAG GTTGGAGGAGTTCCTGTTATGAATAAAGGCATATTCCCATGCTTCTGGAGAGCACCAACAGATAATGACAAaggtggagaaaaaaaaagttattactCCAGGTGGAAAGAAGCTCGTATTGATAGCATTGTATATCACACAAAAAGTTGTTCTGTGAAGATCACAGCCAATGATATTGTGAAAATAGAGGTTGTTTATGTCGGTGCCCCAAGTTGTGAGGAGGGCTCATCCTCACATTCAAATGCTTTATTCACAGTTAATATGATCTACACAATTTATAGTTCTGGGGACTTGATTATTGAATGCAATGTAATTCCAAGTTCTGAGCTTCCACCTCTGCCTCGAGTGGGAGTTGCATTGCACTTGGAGAAATCAGTGGATCAGATTAAATGGTATGGAAGAGGGCCATTTGAATGTTATCCAGATAGAAAAGCAGCAGCCCATGTTGGGGTCTATGAGCAGAATGTCGGTGACATGCATGTTCCTTATATTGTTCCCGGAGAATGTTCAGGTAGAGCAGATGTTAGGTGGGTGACGTTTCAGAACAAGGATGGAGTAGGAATCTTTGCTTCAACTTATGGCAGCTCCCCACCTATGCAAATGAGTGCTAGTTACTATTCCACAGCAGAACTTGACCGAGCGACACACAATGAAGAACTTGCTCAAGGAAATGACATTGAG GTGCATCTTGACCACAAACATATGGGAGTAGGTGGAGATGATAGTTGGTCACCATGCGTCCATGACAACTATCTTGTTCCAGCTGTGCCGTACTCCTATTCTATCAGGTTGTGTCCTATTACTGCAGCTACATCTGGCCATGAGATATACAAATCCCAGCTTCCGAACTAA